The Apium graveolens cultivar Ventura chromosome 6, ASM990537v1, whole genome shotgun sequence genome contains a region encoding:
- the LOC141663582 gene encoding uncharacterized protein LOC141663582 isoform X1 encodes MASKCCSRLFTTTSTSFLKSAFKSTSAAAAASSAKSCKSTPSPLRRFSLSRIPSELGGVQSMMPLHSAVAAARMTSCLSTASRSCRALSQELGLSVPR; translated from the exons ATGGCGTCGAAATGCTGTAGCAGATTATTTACAACAACTTCAACATCGTTTCTTAAATCAGCCTTTAAATCAACATCCGCAGCAGCAGCAGCTTCCTCAGCCAAATCTTGCAAATCCACTCCATCTCCTCTCCGCCGTTTCTCTCTCTccag GATTCCATCGGAGCTGGGAGGGGTGCAGTCGATGATGCCACTGCACAGTGCGGTTGCAGCAGCTAGGATGACGTCATGCCTCAGCACTGCTTCCAGGAGTTGCAGAGCTCTTTCCCAGG
- the LOC141663582 gene encoding uncharacterized protein LOC141663582 isoform X2: MASKCCSRLFTTTSTSFLKSAFKSTSAAAAASSAKSCKSTPSPLRRFSLSRIPSELGGVQSMMPLHSAVAAARMTSCLSTASRSCRALSQDEIDGT; the protein is encoded by the exons ATGGCGTCGAAATGCTGTAGCAGATTATTTACAACAACTTCAACATCGTTTCTTAAATCAGCCTTTAAATCAACATCCGCAGCAGCAGCAGCTTCCTCAGCCAAATCTTGCAAATCCACTCCATCTCCTCTCCGCCGTTTCTCTCTCTccag GATTCCATCGGAGCTGGGAGGGGTGCAGTCGATGATGCCACTGCACAGTGCGGTTGCAGCAGCTAGGATGACGTCATGCCTCAGCACTGCTTCCAGGAGTTGCAGAGCTCTTTCCCAGG
- the LOC141663582 gene encoding protein NONRESPONDING TO OXYLIPINS 2, mitochondrial-like isoform X3, which produces MASKCCSRLFTTTSTSFLKSAFKSTSAAAAASSAKSCKSTPSPLRRFSLSRIPSELGGVQSMMPLHSAVAAARMTSCLSTASRSCRALSQGT; this is translated from the exons ATGGCGTCGAAATGCTGTAGCAGATTATTTACAACAACTTCAACATCGTTTCTTAAATCAGCCTTTAAATCAACATCCGCAGCAGCAGCAGCTTCCTCAGCCAAATCTTGCAAATCCACTCCATCTCCTCTCCGCCGTTTCTCTCTCTccag GATTCCATCGGAGCTGGGAGGGGTGCAGTCGATGATGCCACTGCACAGTGCGGTTGCAGCAGCTAGGATGACGTCATGCCTCAGCACTGCTTCCAGGAGTTGCAGAGCTCTTTCCCAGG
- the LOC141665364 gene encoding protein FAR1-RELATED SEQUENCE 11-like: protein MKRNNIDLNKFFEEAIEDEEQEASEEEEQENKNISFEPFIGQCFQSEEEACLFYHKYAKQYGFSIRKARFDKNKDGEIKRRDFVCHREGLQLSKMVDPVLKQRNTPSTRCACKAHMRVTLKKSFEIFSEQWHVTEFIVTHNHELFSQEKVRFLRSYRFMTKDDEKRILLLKDGGLSVKQIMCVMELEKNVRHGHLSFTSKDIHNFFSKIRSEQAKNDVLDFFEYYKIAKEENQYFQYSVTLNGEIKVEHIFWSSAHCFTWYQSFGDVMIFDTTYKINAYDMSLGMFVGIDNHGRTILFGCALLRNETKSIFSWLMRVHLAIEDIGQNQLQARMLEKYKGGSLRTLSPPKEQAQKVLTPFSFKKIQEQFERATHYTVHTNSVGGFVVHHYVQGDTQKHEVMENG from the exons ATGAAGAGGAATAATATTGATCTAAACAAATTCTTTGAAGAAGCCATTGAAGATGAAGAACAAGAAGCTAGtgaagaagaagaacaagaaaataaaaatattagCTTTGAGCCTTTCATTGGCCAATGTTTCCAGAGTGAAGAAGAAGCATGCTTGTTTTATCACAAATATGCTAAACAATATGGTTTTTCTATCCGTAAAGCAAGATTTGACAAAAATAAAGATGGAGAAATCAAGAGAAGAGATTTTGTTTGTCATCGTGAAGGTTTGCAACTTTCAAAGATGGTGGATCCAGTGCTGAAACAACGAAATACACCATCTACTAGGTGTGCTTGCAAAGCTCATATGAGGGTAACATTAAAGAAAAGTTTTGAAATTTTTTCAGAACAATGGCATGTCACTGAGTTTATTGTTACACATAATCATGAGTTATTTTCACAAGAAAAGGTACGTTTTCTTAGATCTTATCGTTTTATGACAAAAGATGATGAAAAACGTATTCTTTTGTTGAAAGATGGAGGTCTTAGTGTGAAACAAATCATGTGTGTGATGGAGCTTGAAAAAAATGTTAGACATGGTCACCTTTCATTCACCTCAAaagatattcataatttttttagtAAAATTCGTAGTGAGCAAGCAAAAAATGATGTATTAGATTTTTTTGAATATTACAAGATAGCTAAAGAGGAGAACCAATATTTTCAGTACTCTGTTACACTGAATGGTGAAATAAAAGTGGAACATATTTTTTGGTCGTCAGCTCACTGTTTTACTTGGTATCAATCATTCGGAGATGTTATGATCTTTGATACAACTTACAAGATTAATGCTTATGACATGTCATTGGGTATGTTTGTTGGAATAGACAATCATGGTAGGACTATATTATTTGGATGTGCTCTTCTCCGTAATGAGACTAAAAGTATATTTTCTTGGTTGATGAGG GTTCATTTGGCTATTGAAGATATTGGACAAAATCAATTACAAGCTAGAATGTTAGAGAAATACAAAGGAGGTTCCCTGCGTACTTTGTCTCCCCCGAAAGAGCAAGCACAGAAAGTTTTGACTCCATTCTCtttcaaaaaaattcaagaaCAGTTTGAAAGAGCTACTCATTATACTGTACACACTAACAGTGTTGGAGGATTTGTAGTGCATCATTATGTTCAAGGTGATACACAAAAGCATGAAGTTATGGAGAATGGATAA